The Alosa sapidissima isolate fAloSap1 chromosome 8, fAloSap1.pri, whole genome shotgun sequence genome contains a region encoding:
- the pheta1 gene encoding sesquipedalian-1: protein MKLNERSVAHYATCDSPPDKTGFLFKKGERNTAYHRRWFVLKGNMLFYFEERESKEPIGVIVLEGCTVELCESAEEFAFAVKFDCARARVYKMAAESQAGMESWVKALSRASFDYMRLVVRELEKQLEELQEGARGMQGKAKGTRRQQQQQQQQQQQQPSPRPKSTGSSTGGALAASSTSQPQGPTAGAAVPAALALSQPEDAQPQTGHAKENGVAWSKPSALTNGVPETPGVVWDADGSSRGDGFRPPPVPPRRRGGSGSAQGSLESPFSPETGCFSKLHDWYGKEVAELRVEWLQSQ, encoded by the coding sequence ATGAAGCTGAACGAACGCAGCGTGGCTCACTATGCAACGTGTGACTCTCCCCCGGACAAGACCGGCTTCCTCTTCAAGAAGGGGGAGCGGAACACGGCCTACCACCGACGCTGGTTCGTCCTCAAGGGCAACATGCTGTTCTACTTCGAGGAGCGTGAGAGCAAGGAGCCCATCGGCGTCATTGTGCTCGAAGGCTGCACGGTGGAGCTGTGCGAGTCGGCCGAGGAGTTTGCCTTCGCCGTCAAGTTTGACTGCGCCAGGGCCCGTGTCTACAAGATGGCCGCCGAGAGCCAGGCGGGCATGGAGTCATGGGTGAAGGCACTGTCGCGGGCCAGCTTCGACTACATGCGGCTGGTGGTGCGCGAGCTAGAAAAACAGCTGGAGGAGCTTCAGGAGGGGGCCCGAGGGATGCAGGGCAAGGCCAAGGGCACCaggagacaacaacaacaacaacagcagcagcagcagcagcagccatcaCCACGGCCCAAGTCAACTGGGTCCTCAACAGGCGGCGCTCTCGCAGCGTCCTCTACGTCTCAACCCCAGGGCCCCACTGCTGGAGCTGCTGTGCCAGCCGCCTTAGCACTTAGCCAGCCAGAGGACGCGCAGCCGCAGACTGGTCATGCCAAGGAGAACGGCGTGGCGTGGAGCAAGCCGTCCGCCTTGACCAACGGGGTCCCCGAAACACCGGGCGTGGTCTGGGATGCCGATGGGAGCTCGAGGGGTGATGGCTTTAGACCCCCGCCGGTGCCGCCGCGGCGGAGGGGAGGCTCGGGGTCAGCCCAGGGGTCACTGGAGAGCCCCTTCTCCCCGGAAACAGGGTGCTTCTCCAAACTCCATGACTGGTACGGGAAAGAAGTGGCCGAATTGCGAGTTGAGTGGCTGCAAAGCCAGTGA